In the genome of Crassostrea angulata isolate pt1a10 chromosome 6, ASM2561291v2, whole genome shotgun sequence, the window TTGGGCGTAACAACTAATctaattacagaaaaaaattctgCTGTAATGAGTTTATATGGacaaatctttttgaatttgaatttaataGTTCTCATTATAAAGTAACTAATTTGTTATGTAAATCTTGCAATAATAGCATACAAAACGGAGAGGGGGGTGATTACATGTACACACCTGATGGCAACTGAAGAAGTTCTGCTTGTTGTCCATGAATTAAAGCTCGCTGTTAATGCAAACAAAGCAGATTTAATGTGCATGTAAATGtaagtttaaaaaacaattcttcaaattttaagtaCATTAAGACACTCACAAAACCCCCtgatactttttattttcaaatttgaattcTGAACATGAGTGTCCTAGAGAGCATGGCAAGTAGAGCCCTTGGTGAATGTTGAACAAAGCAATGCACACTGAACTTATAACACAAAGTGGTGAACAAAGGAGTGAATGCTGAATGGAAATATTGTGAGCATAAAAATGGCAATGTAGAATGTATCAGAGACAGTAGCACATGATAAGTACATCAGCAAGCCCTCTCAATTCAGCAGTACCTGTTTAGTTTAATTACAGCAAAAGTCGGCCTTACCTGTCTGGCCGTCATCAGTTTGGGGTCCTTGCTCCTCTTCAGCATCCCCGAGTCGTCCAGTGTCCCCTTCTCCAGCGCATCTAGCCACTCCTTCTCCTCGTCTGAAGTATCATCGCCCTTCTTCTTTGTGGGAAATGACGGTTCTTCACCCTCTAAGGAAATTCAAAGGTTGTCCTCAATAATGGTTTGTCATTAGGAGGGTAAAGAAGGTTATATctgctgtacatgtacatatatttcctctgatcattattttcaaaaaaaaaatttaaaaaacaagaatTCATCACATTGCTGGATATTTTACTTCATATCCTCTTTCTGTGGAGACTCTGCCTACTGTGAACAATATGTACACGTATATAACCTACCCCAAGTCTCATCTGTTACGTCAATCACAGGTGAATCATCTCCACTGTTCTCTGTCTTCTCCACCGACGGCAAActataaaatcaaatcaaaacaattacCAGGTATGGgaagttttcaaataaaaacctTCTCTATcgtaaaattttaataacatcCCATTATCACTAAACTTAACTACATCTGATTACATTGAGGAGTGCCCCTCTACTAATGATAATTAGGGATCTAGAAGACTAATTCCATACTTTTTTGTCCCCATCGTCTGTCCACCAATCTTCAGCTTCAGCTTGATCTTTGGGCCCCCCACGCCTGACACGCCCCCTGACACGCCCCCTCCCTCTGGAACTACAGCATAGTCCTCCCCCTGGTCCTTCTTCTTCTTGTGTTTCTTCTTGTGCTTTTTGTGTTTCTTGTGGCTGATTGCGGAGGAGTCTGTCAAAGTCAATATAATGCATTATTTTGACATTGATAAGGAATGTTGTACATACAATGAGAGTGtaattgaaattgatattcagctaaaaatcccaagatttcttTGACACATTGACACCTCCTCTTTTAAGCAACAGAGCAAGACGGGGAAAACAGCAGCTGCAGAGTGTAGATCGTTAATACCCTAATAGACAAACTTTTTGTACATAATGTTATGTGTTTGCGAGCAAATACGAGCGACCTAAATTGACAGTAACAGTAAGAAATCAAGCACATATAGCAGGATATTGGATAATGAAAAATACCGTTTGACAAACCGAATTTCCTCGAAAAATATTATCCTTCTCTTTGAGAGTATTTTTAGGAAGAAAAGGCATTTAAGAATTGAATCAGTTTAGAATCTACCTGAAAAAATATCTTCCTCTGTTCCTGATTCTTTCCGCTTTCCcatggttgttttttttttcggtcTAAAGTTCCGGAAGTGATAAGAT includes:
- the LOC128188798 gene encoding INO80 complex subunit B-like, which produces MGKRKESGTEEDIFSDSSAISHKKHKKHKKKHKKKKDQGEDYAVVPEGGGVSGGVSGVGGPKIKLKLKIGGQTMGTKNLPSVEKTENSGDDSPVIDVTDETWEGEEPSFPTKKKGDDTSDEEKEWLDALEKGTLDDSGMLKRSKDPKLMTARQRALIHGQQAELLQLPSGYKTVELTEEQVEKRQQRAKKRRQQAQEKREKDKKQTLDRLLKKQEAKSKGPKMKGSRRSNVPRVRYINNKSEISISVPTGIQFPFPPQRATPPKQAISCGMGGCTNQKKYSCSKTGTPLCSLDCYKKNLLQNAAQIPIPAT